The Gasterosteus aculeatus chromosome 8, fGasAcu3.hap1.1, whole genome shotgun sequence genome has a window encoding:
- the LOC120824339 gene encoding N-acetyllactosaminide beta-1,3-N-acetylglucosaminyltransferase 3, producing MRCKRERTFLLVGVMGFLVFYLSKDFMDHKNIHLNIDVRGDDIKIRQHTPNHSYVYSWPRCERNVSAANITGFSSLSGEIKDFLYYRHCKHFPMLLDLPDKCGGVDKSAEVFLLLVIKSSPVNYERREVLRKTWAKERLHNGVWVRRIFISGTMDTGFEKERLNKLLELEQREYSDILQWDFNERFYNLTLKQVLFLQWMERNCPNVRFLLNGDDDVFANTNNMVVYLQGLENNDGGKHLFTGHLIQNVGPIRYPSSKYFIPVQVQESNSYPPYCGGGGFLLSGFTASVIYNMSQSITLLPIDDVYMGMCLAKAGLSPSSHMGVKTAGLYIPSSKLDGYDPCYYKEVLLVHRFLPAHLYLMWNRVNNPNLKCNTQLKV from the coding sequence ATGAGATGCAAAAGGGAAAGAACTTTCTTGCTGGTGGGAGTTATGGGCTTCTTGGTATTTTATCTCAGTAAAGATTTTATGGACCACAAAAACATCCACCTCAACATAGATGTGAGAGGAGATGACATTAAAATAAGGCAACACACCCCGAATCACTCCTACGTCTACTCTTGGCCAAGATGTGAAAGAAATGTGTCTGCTGCAAACATTACAGGGTTCAGCTCCCTATCTGGTGAGATAAAAGACTTTCTCTATTATCGACACTGTAAACATTTCCCGATGCTACTGGACCTTCCTGACAAGTGTGGAGGAGTGGATAAATCCGCTGAAGTCTTCCTTCTACTTGTCATTAAAAGTTCTCCTGTGAACTACGAGCGCCGGGAGGTGCTGCGTAAAACCTGGGCTAAAGAGCGGTTGCACAATGGCGTGTGGGTCCGAAGAATCTTCATCTCAGGAACGATGGATACCGGATTTGAGAAAGAGAGACTAAACAAACTACTTGAGCTGGAGCAACGGGAGTACAGCGACATCCTCCAATGGGACTTTAATGAAAGATTCTACAACCTCACCTTGAAACAGGTACTCTTCCTTCAATGGATGGAGAGAAACTGTCCTAACGTTCGCTTCCTGTTAAATGGGGATGATGATGTTTTTgccaacacaaacaacatggTTGTGTATCTCCAAGGCCTCGAGAACAACGACGGAGGCAAGCACCTCTTCACTGGCCATCTGATCCAGAATGTGGGGCCCATTAGATATCCATCAAGCAAATATTTTATCCCAGTTCAGGTACAAGAATCAAACTCATATCCCCCCTACTGTGGTGGCGGGGGCTTCCTGCTGTCTGGCTTCACAGCTTCTGTCATATACAATATGTCCCAGTCCATAACACTTCTCCCCATTGATGATGTTTACATGGGGATGTGTCTGGCTAAAGCGGGACTGAGTCCTTCTTCTCACATGGGTGTGAAGACGGCAGGACTGTACATTCCCTCCAGCAAACTAGATGGATACGATCCCTGCTATTATAAAGAAGTTTTACTGGTACACAGATTCCTTCCAGCTCACTTGTACCTTATGTGGAACAGGGTAAATAATCCCAATCTGAAATGCAATACCCAGCTAAAGGTATGA
- the LOC144411339 gene encoding uncharacterized protein LOC144411339 has protein sequence MANEKGPEMRRTKQNTDDGQNEKRSYEKKLTLSVEIEGSDKTTMMELLRKVKEECGEVIGCRYKNPKSYELTMRSEEGKAKLMDGLRIQNNTVTASEINKDEMVVSFINLPIYIGDEIITRKLLDWGVTPVSSIRRRVWPGTEIADGTRYMKVRFTETVKSLPYSARFETAGGAEHFRVIHDRQIKVCRLCIQPGHIVRDCPDFTCFKCGQQGHYARECAEKQQEEQEEEEERRQEKEQPGDGHRSKEATGGGERSPSGGRDADPTAGVEGAGEERMQEEEEQVGEEQDGDGETVTETPTDGEKETETVNGGERVRDAGARETSGGTDGGESEVKMEGKGGLGTSGAAGEGQSGMEWEFTNVTSSEGEVMEKVGEVRKRPQIKRQSKRLGRMEKKAAK, from the coding sequence ATGGCAAATGAAAAGGGACCGGAGATGAGACGCACCAAACAAAACACGGACGACGGACAAAACGAAAAGAGGAGCTATGAAAAAAAGTTAACGCTGAGTGTGGAGATTGAAGGGAGCGACAAGACAACGATGATGGAGCTGCTTCGGAAAGTGAAGGAGGAGTGCGGTGAGGTGATTGGATGCAGGTATAAGAACCCGAAGAGCTACGAGCTAACGATGCGAAGCGAAGAAGGGAAGGCAAAGCTGATGGACGGATTGAGAATACAGAACAACACGGTTACGgcaagtgaaataaataaagatgaaatGGTGGTGTCATTCATTAATCTGCCGATATACATCGGCGATGAAATAATAACAAGGAAACTACTGGACTGGGGAGTGACTCCGGTATCGAGCATAAGGAGACGGGTGTGGCCCGGAACCGAGATAGCTGACGGGACCAGGTACATGAAAGTGAGGTTCACGGAGACTGTCAAATCGCTCCCGTATTCGGCCAGGTTTGAGACGGCGGGAGGAGCCGAACATTTCAGAGTCATACACGACAGGCAGATAAAAGTCTGCCGACTCTGCATCCAGCCGGGACACATAGTCAGAGACTGTCCGGACTTCACGTGTTTCAAGTGCGGCCAGCAAGGACACTACGCCAGAGAGTGCGCGGAGAAgcaacaggaggagcaggaggaggaggaggagcggcggcaggagaaggagcagccgGGAGACGGGCATCGGAGTAAGGAGGCGACCGGTGGCGGAGAACGAAGCCCGAGTGGAGGTAGAGACGCGGATCCGACAGCAGGAGtggaaggagcaggagaggagaggatgcaggaggaagaggagcaggtcggagaggagcaggacggAGATGGAGAGACAGTAACGGAGACACCAACGGACGGAGAGAAGGAAACGGAGACTGTCAACGGAGGGGAGCGAGTGAGAGACGCAGGCGCCAGAGAGACGAGCGGAGGAACGGACGGGGGGGAAAGTGAGGTAAAGATGGAAGGGAAGGGAGGACTGGGAACGAGTGGGGCTGCTGGGGAGGGACAGAGCGGGATGGAGTGGGAGTTCACTAATGTGACTTCGAGTGAGGGAGAGGTCATGGAGAAGGTGGGTGAGGTGAGGAAAAGGCCCCAAATCAAGAGACAAAGCAAAAGATTGGGACGAATGGAAAAGAAAGCAGCTAAATGA